The following proteins are encoded in a genomic region of Pyrus communis chromosome 11, drPyrComm1.1, whole genome shotgun sequence:
- the LOC137707873 gene encoding F-box/kelch-repeat protein At3g06240-like, which translates to MSQVRESETPEDKVVEILSRLPPKSLMRFKCTRKSWCTLINSSSFVAKHLSNSVDNKLSSSTCILLNRSRMPVFPDKSWKYEILWSMIYLSIYGDEHNHHYDVEDLNIPFPLEDHHPVQIHGYCNGIVCVIAGKTVIILCNPGTGEFRQLPDSCLLVPLPKEKFQLETIFGGLGFGYDCKAKEYKVVQIIENCEYSDDERTFYHSIPLPHTAEVYTIAANSWKEIKIDISTKTYPSSCSVYLKGFCYWFASDGEEYILSFDLGDEIFHRIQLPSRRESSFTFYDLFLYNESITSYCSHYDPSEDSKLFEIWVMDDYDGIKSLWTKLLTVGPFKGIEYPLTLWKCDELLMLASDGRAISYNSSIGNLKYLHIPPIINEVIDFEALSYVESIVPIK; encoded by the coding sequence ATGTCCCAAGTACGTGAAAGCGAAACTCCTGAAGATAAGGTGGTCGAAATCCTGTCTAGGTTGCCGCCCAAGTCTCTGATGCGATTCAAATGCACACGCAAGTCTTGGTGCACTCTCATCAATAGTTCAAGCTTTGTTGCCAAACACCTCAGCAATTCCGTAGACAACAAACTCTCATCCTCCACTTGTATCCTTCTCAACCGTTCTCGGATGCCGGTTTTCCCAGACAAAAGTTGGAAATATGAAATTTTATGGTCCATGATTTATCTTTCCATTTATGGTGATGAGCACAACCATCATTATGATGTTGAGGACCTAAACATACCGTTTCCATTAGAAGATCATCATCCTGTACAGATTCACGGTTATTGCAATGGGATTGTCTGTGTAATAGCAGGGAAAACTGTTATTATTTTATGCAATCCTGGAACCGGGGAATTCAGGCAACTTCCCGATTCATGCCTTCTTGTACCCCTTCCCAAGGAAAAATTCCAATTGGAGACGATTTTTGGAGGATTGGGATTTGGTTATGATTGCAAAGCTAAAGAATACAAGGTTGTgcaaattatagaaaattgtGAGTATTCAGATGATGAGCGAACATTTTATCatagtattcctcttcctcacaCGGCTGAGGTATACACCATAGCTGCTAACTCTTGGAAGGAGATTAAGATTGATATATCAACTAAAACCTATCCTAGTTCTTGTTCAGTGTACTTGAAGGGATTTTGTTATTGGTTTGCAAGCGATGGCGAGGAATACATACTTTCATTTGATTTAGGTGATGAGATATTTCATAGAATACAATTGCCTTCTAGGAGAGAATCCAGTTTTACGTTTTATGATCTTTTTCTGTATAATGAATCCATCACTTCTTATTGCTCTCATTATGATCCAAGTGAGGAttctaaattatttgaaatatgGGTAATGGACGATTATGACGGAATTAAGAGTTTATGGACAAAACTCCTAACAGTTGGACCCTTTAAAGGCATTGAGTATCCATTGACACTTTGGAAATGTGACGAGCTTCTTATGCTTGCCTCCGATGGAAGAGCCATCTCTTATAATTCTAGTATAGGAAATCTCAAGTATCTTCATATTCCTCCTATTATCAATGAGGTTATTGATTTTGAAGCTCTTAGTTATGTGGAAAGTATTGTTCCGATCAAGTGA